The following proteins are co-located in the Gordonia polyisoprenivorans genome:
- a CDS encoding LLM class flavin-dependent oxidoreductase — MRFIFMSEGETMPGHTHEHRYRELVDEVLLAEEVGFDAFGTSEQHVAIGTATTSAPEVIYPYLMALTSRIRFVHLVTLLPTRINHALRVAERLATEDILSNGRVELGVGRGNTTLALRAFEVSPAENKAQQLEGLEVIRRALHNDVFSYVGDHYKIPPRSLVPRGVQNPYPPIHMATGSPESVRAAAELGIGAIVGGFYLGFGFIENMLRIYDDALAGATHTYPLQAEKLVAVGGGMHCAETREEAVRWARTLTETVALSTDAYQRLSKLSADYQYMGAVKDIDFTDENYMLNDSAGFIVGDPEDCVAQVQRFADLGADALVMRIDGLPHKELMKSIELFGKYVIPKFKNPRAVVRTPDAILADIRNARPAHYAELEAFNHSDQQAAESLMVGETR, encoded by the coding sequence ATGCGGTTCATCTTCATGAGTGAGGGCGAGACGATGCCCGGTCATACGCACGAACATCGCTACCGAGAACTGGTCGACGAGGTGCTCCTTGCCGAAGAGGTTGGGTTCGACGCTTTCGGCACGTCCGAGCAGCACGTCGCGATCGGGACGGCGACCACCTCGGCACCGGAAGTCATCTACCCGTATCTGATGGCGCTGACCAGCCGCATACGGTTCGTGCACCTGGTAACGCTGCTGCCCACCCGTATCAACCACGCTCTGCGTGTCGCTGAACGACTTGCGACAGAGGACATCCTGTCCAACGGACGCGTCGAGCTCGGAGTCGGGCGCGGAAACACCACGCTCGCCCTTCGGGCCTTCGAAGTGTCTCCCGCGGAGAACAAGGCGCAGCAATTGGAGGGCCTGGAGGTCATCCGCCGGGCGTTGCACAACGACGTGTTCTCCTACGTGGGCGATCATTACAAGATCCCTCCCCGTAGCCTTGTCCCGAGGGGAGTGCAGAACCCTTATCCGCCAATCCATATGGCCACCGGAAGTCCGGAATCGGTTCGTGCGGCAGCAGAACTCGGAATCGGCGCGATCGTTGGTGGCTTCTATCTCGGCTTCGGTTTCATCGAGAACATGCTGCGCATCTACGACGACGCCCTCGCGGGCGCTACGCACACATACCCACTGCAGGCGGAGAAGCTCGTCGCCGTGGGCGGCGGGATGCACTGTGCCGAGACCCGCGAAGAAGCCGTCCGGTGGGCGCGGACGCTCACCGAGACCGTCGCGCTCTCGACAGACGCATACCAACGCCTGTCAAAGCTGTCCGCCGACTACCAGTACATGGGAGCGGTCAAGGATATCGATTTCACCGATGAGAACTACATGCTCAATGATTCGGCTGGTTTCATTGTCGGTGACCCGGAGGACTGCGTCGCGCAAGTCCAGCGATTCGCCGATCTGGGCGCGGATGCGCTGGTCATGCGAATCGACGGGCTCCCCCACAAGGAGCTGATGAAGTCGATCGAGCTGTTCGGGAAATACGTGATTCCCAAGTTCAAGAATCCGCGCGCCGTCGTTCGGACCCCGGACGCGATCCTCGCCGACATTCGCAACGCGAGGCCCGCCCACTATGCCGAGTTGGAAGCGTTCAATCACTCTGATCAGCAAGCGGCTGAGAGTCTCATGGTAGGAGAAACCCGATGA
- a CDS encoding enoyl-CoA hydratase/isomerase family protein encodes MTSTDIFARYPDEIQIERKPDGVLLITLNRPEQLNSLTMPMFEYMADIWLDIDRDPETRVAVVTGAGRGFCTGMDVSQPDPSLDEAIALMETERRRLNNLVSMDKPLISAINGPAVGWGLSMGLLADISVVAENAVLLDGHTRVGVVAGDHSSLIWPLLVGMAKAKYYQLTSARLSGAEAERIGLVSLAVPHEDVLSRALEIAGDLAHGSQQAIRWTKRSLNTGWLTNALPQQELSAALETLGFAGADYLEARQAFREGRQTRFPSAHAGADMALAESSGAATTR; translated from the coding sequence ATGACGAGTACCGATATCTTCGCGCGTTACCCCGACGAGATCCAGATCGAGCGCAAACCCGACGGCGTACTGCTGATCACCCTCAACCGTCCCGAGCAGCTGAACTCGCTGACGATGCCCATGTTCGAGTACATGGCCGACATCTGGCTCGACATCGACCGAGACCCCGAGACGCGGGTGGCCGTGGTCACCGGAGCCGGTCGAGGGTTCTGCACCGGAATGGATGTGAGCCAACCGGATCCGTCACTCGACGAGGCGATTGCGCTCATGGAGACCGAGCGTCGGCGTCTGAACAATCTCGTCAGCATGGACAAGCCGCTGATCTCGGCGATCAACGGACCTGCCGTCGGGTGGGGACTGTCAATGGGCCTACTTGCCGACATCAGCGTGGTGGCCGAGAATGCCGTCCTGCTCGACGGCCACACTCGGGTCGGAGTCGTCGCCGGTGACCATTCGTCGCTGATCTGGCCGCTCCTGGTCGGCATGGCGAAAGCCAAGTACTACCAACTGACTTCGGCTCGGCTCAGTGGCGCAGAAGCCGAGCGTATCGGTCTGGTCAGCCTTGCCGTACCGCACGAGGACGTCCTTTCACGTGCACTGGAGATAGCCGGCGATCTCGCTCATGGGTCACAGCAGGCGATCCGGTGGACCAAGCGTTCTCTCAACACCGGCTGGCTCACCAACGCGCTGCCGCAGCAGGAGCTCTCTGCTGCCCTGGAGACGCTCGGATTCGCCGGCGCCGACTACCTCGAGGCGCGCCAGGCTTTCCGCGAGGGTCGCCAGACACGTTTCCCGTCGGCCCACGCGGGCGCGGACATGGCTCTGGCAGAGTCATCCGGCGCCGCGACGACCAGGTGA
- a CDS encoding enoyl-CoA hydratase/isomerase family protein yields the protein MTERYSPSVAELSTVDRSGVLVVSMDNPPANAMNRALIRGLTQLFVDLAEVADAPAVVLTGGGDRFFTAGGDIKELQGVGASEIDGRMRDFHAVLTALERYPRPVVSAVNGHCVGGGMELALFTDSVLAVDHARFGFPEINHGLLPADKGIQRAVALLGVRPVRTMLFSGELFDVRRAIEVGLVETVVEPARLIEIAVETARELAGKPPVLFASLKRSVNNPVDTDDAESLRHTLTAAGAYFDDPTCKALREGWSGKSSR from the coding sequence GTGACCGAACGTTATTCCCCGAGCGTCGCGGAGCTCTCCACCGTGGACCGATCAGGAGTCTTGGTCGTGTCCATGGACAACCCGCCCGCAAATGCGATGAATCGCGCGCTCATCCGTGGACTTACTCAGTTGTTCGTTGATCTTGCCGAGGTTGCCGATGCGCCGGCCGTGGTGCTGACCGGCGGAGGAGACCGGTTCTTCACCGCGGGTGGCGACATCAAGGAGCTGCAGGGAGTCGGCGCATCGGAAATCGACGGACGCATGCGGGATTTTCACGCGGTCCTCACCGCCCTTGAGCGATATCCGCGGCCAGTCGTCAGCGCCGTCAACGGCCACTGTGTGGGTGGCGGCATGGAACTCGCCTTGTTCACCGACAGCGTCCTGGCAGTCGATCACGCGCGATTCGGCTTTCCTGAGATCAACCACGGCCTTCTGCCGGCGGACAAGGGGATTCAGCGGGCGGTGGCACTCCTCGGCGTGCGTCCGGTCCGAACGATGCTCTTCTCCGGCGAACTCTTCGATGTCCGACGCGCCATCGAGGTCGGTCTCGTCGAAACCGTCGTCGAGCCCGCACGCCTCATCGAGATCGCCGTTGAGACTGCACGTGAGCTGGCCGGCAAACCTCCCGTGCTCTTCGCATCCCTCAAGCGGAGTGTGAACAATCCGGTTGACACGGACGACGCCGAGTCGCTGCGGCACACTTTGACTGCGGCAGGAGCCTACTTCGACGATCCCACATGCAAAGCCCTACGTGAGGGCTGGTCCGGAAAGAGCAGCAGGTGA
- a CDS encoding AMP-dependent synthetase/ligase, protein MTDSPTTAHQAKDSSSMAPTSPTSTMPPGSQKIPVLQHGSGFQAVDRTFAQMLYDRAQHEPRTVAFSQWKDGTAQPTTWGEYYDAVMQVALGLHNLGMQDGDRIAIMSSARREWVIAAMAVLSINGVVVGVYPTSSHHELEQVLGSCEATAIFAETDADLAKVAEVAPRLPHLRVVIGFDTAPSTQESIVGTTWGSIRESGSELARSAPDLHTELIEAGVIDQPAVLFSTSGSTGLPKGVVHTHRSLQYSVAGVAMTYPEIGRERHDLVGFLGLSHVAPALIGVFAPIMTRLVITYCTMEQRSEVLVNVRPSAVVWPPRMHEKLATEALQAVTESNRAFRAAYSLAMRVARRTSSLRWEQAPIPMYLRVIDDLCKKLVFLPLRAKVGMDRITVSWTASGSMTPEVAALWHTWGLDLRELYGTTETCGAVVAQWDRDFPEPGTIGKSLPDDRWQTRVSPEGELELRAPCLFAGYWNDPDASADAYAEGWYRTGDLVDIASDGEVKIIGRCKDLIKTSGGKSVSPQPIEVRLKASQLIDEAIVVGEGRKYLTSLLAISEQAQELDSDERDRALRQWIDEVNSELARPLQLKDFRVLPRALSADAGELTLKATVRRANVLTSFAELVETMYDVDEHTEIARQARLSRADRD, encoded by the coding sequence ATGACAGACAGTCCCACCACCGCCCATCAGGCCAAGGATTCAAGTTCAATGGCACCGACCAGCCCCACATCAACGATGCCTCCCGGCAGCCAGAAGATTCCGGTACTACAGCACGGCTCAGGGTTTCAGGCAGTCGATCGTACGTTCGCCCAGATGCTCTACGACCGGGCACAGCATGAGCCGCGCACTGTCGCGTTCAGTCAGTGGAAAGACGGAACGGCCCAGCCGACCACCTGGGGTGAATACTACGACGCGGTCATGCAGGTCGCCCTCGGCCTGCACAACCTGGGTATGCAAGACGGGGACCGCATCGCCATCATGTCCTCAGCGCGGCGAGAATGGGTGATTGCCGCGATGGCGGTCCTGAGCATCAACGGCGTTGTCGTCGGGGTATACCCCACGAGCTCTCACCACGAACTCGAGCAGGTACTCGGCAGCTGCGAGGCGACCGCGATCTTCGCCGAGACGGATGCCGATCTCGCCAAGGTTGCCGAAGTGGCGCCCCGGTTGCCCCACCTTCGCGTCGTGATCGGATTCGACACGGCCCCATCGACCCAGGAATCGATCGTCGGGACCACGTGGGGTTCGATCAGGGAATCCGGGAGCGAGCTTGCCCGCTCCGCACCGGATCTGCACACCGAACTGATCGAGGCCGGCGTCATCGACCAGCCCGCCGTGCTGTTCTCCACCTCCGGCTCAACAGGCTTGCCCAAGGGCGTCGTGCACACGCACCGATCGCTCCAGTACTCGGTCGCGGGCGTGGCGATGACCTACCCGGAGATCGGGCGTGAACGTCACGATCTGGTTGGCTTTCTGGGGTTGTCACATGTGGCGCCCGCACTGATCGGGGTCTTCGCCCCGATCATGACTCGCTTGGTCATTACGTACTGCACGATGGAGCAGCGCTCCGAGGTCCTCGTCAACGTACGGCCGAGCGCGGTCGTCTGGCCACCGCGAATGCACGAGAAGCTCGCCACTGAAGCGCTGCAGGCTGTTACAGAATCGAACCGAGCCTTCCGTGCGGCCTATTCGCTCGCCATGAGAGTGGCACGGCGGACGAGTTCGCTGAGGTGGGAACAGGCGCCGATACCGATGTATCTGCGTGTCATCGACGACCTCTGCAAGAAGCTGGTGTTTCTGCCGCTTCGGGCGAAGGTGGGCATGGATCGAATCACGGTCAGTTGGACTGCCTCGGGAAGCATGACACCGGAGGTGGCCGCACTCTGGCATACCTGGGGGCTCGATCTGCGCGAACTCTATGGGACGACCGAGACATGCGGGGCTGTTGTTGCGCAGTGGGACCGAGACTTTCCCGAGCCGGGGACCATTGGCAAAAGCCTTCCCGACGACCGGTGGCAGACGCGTGTGTCGCCCGAGGGTGAGCTCGAATTGCGGGCACCATGCCTGTTCGCGGGATACTGGAACGATCCGGACGCCTCGGCAGATGCGTACGCGGAGGGCTGGTACCGAACCGGTGACCTTGTCGATATCGCATCAGATGGTGAGGTGAAGATCATCGGACGCTGCAAAGATCTCATCAAGACCAGTGGCGGCAAATCGGTGAGCCCCCAGCCGATCGAGGTGAGGCTCAAGGCAAGCCAGTTGATTGACGAGGCGATCGTCGTCGGTGAGGGGCGCAAGTATCTGACGTCATTGCTTGCCATCAGCGAGCAGGCGCAAGAGCTGGATTCCGACGAGCGTGACCGCGCGCTGCGACAGTGGATCGACGAGGTCAACTCCGAACTCGCACGGCCGCTGCAATTGAAGGACTTCCGAGTATTACCGCGGGCATTGTCGGCTGACGCCGGGGAGTTGACCTTGAAGGCAACCGTTCGACGCGCGAATGTGCTCACCTCGTTCGCCGAGCTGGTCGAGACCATGTACGACGTCGACGAGCACACCGAGATCGCCCGTCAGGCACGCCTTTCCAGGGCCGATCGTGATTAA
- a CDS encoding creatininase family protein, whose translation MRTAVLPLGATEQHGPHLPLAMDALHADELAVRIARRLGNALVLPTVRVGYSPHHLGFAGSLSLRSSTLEAICEDYLGPLAGYGFERAIIFSAHIGNHPVMREFEQRLKRNLAPLSVALFTDGESIIDTWRRCTEQSDGLGANVGGHADIAETAVLLALWPEQVRSDAFECGYTGIVDSELLGRAFDEGIHSVSPNGILGDPRGATADLGLKCMEAVTSLIVEHTDARGLPDAESGPTATDMTNHSGDLTSP comes from the coding sequence ATGCGCACGGCGGTTCTGCCGCTGGGCGCAACCGAACAACATGGCCCACACCTCCCGCTGGCGATGGACGCCCTGCATGCCGACGAACTGGCGGTTCGGATCGCCCGTCGTCTGGGCAACGCTCTGGTCCTGCCGACCGTCCGAGTCGGATACTCTCCGCACCATCTGGGTTTTGCCGGAAGCCTGTCCCTTCGGTCCTCGACACTCGAGGCCATCTGCGAGGATTACCTGGGACCTCTTGCCGGATATGGCTTTGAACGCGCGATCATCTTCTCCGCGCACATCGGCAACCATCCGGTGATGCGCGAGTTCGAGCAACGATTGAAACGAAATCTCGCACCCTTGTCGGTCGCTCTGTTCACCGACGGCGAGTCCATCATCGACACCTGGCGCCGGTGTACGGAGCAGTCGGATGGGCTGGGGGCGAATGTCGGTGGCCACGCGGATATCGCCGAGACGGCAGTGCTGCTCGCACTGTGGCCAGAACAGGTGCGTTCGGACGCCTTCGAATGTGGTTACACCGGAATCGTGGACAGTGAACTCCTCGGACGCGCATTCGACGAGGGAATTCACTCGGTGTCGCCAAACGGTATCCTGGGCGACCCACGCGGTGCCACTGCGGACTTGGGATTGAAGTGCATGGAGGCGGTCACCTCGCTGATCGTGGAGCACACCGACGCCCGTGGTCTCCCAGATGCCGAAAGCGGCCCTACGGCAACGGACATGACGAACCATTCTGGTGATCTCACCAGTCCCTGA
- a CDS encoding flavin reductase family protein encodes MSDLKPVKTGDSAQDTSRLRRLYGRYPTGVAALCALRAEKPVGIVATSFTPVSMDPALVSICVQHTSTTWPQLSEEDHIGISVLSAKQESESRQLAAKNVDRFAGISWFSSESNAVFLAEAAAWLDCSITTSFPAGDHDVVLLQVNRIWMDGTVAPLVFHDSGFRSLVGLDQ; translated from the coding sequence ATGAGTGATCTCAAGCCGGTGAAGACCGGAGATTCAGCGCAGGACACCTCGCGGCTGCGGCGACTGTATGGCCGGTACCCCACCGGCGTCGCGGCCCTCTGTGCCCTCCGCGCAGAGAAGCCAGTCGGCATCGTGGCAACCTCATTCACTCCGGTTTCCATGGATCCGGCGCTGGTCTCGATCTGCGTTCAGCACACCTCCACGACCTGGCCGCAACTGTCGGAAGAAGACCACATCGGCATCTCGGTTCTTTCCGCCAAACAGGAATCCGAATCTCGGCAGCTCGCTGCGAAAAACGTGGACCGTTTCGCCGGTATATCCTGGTTTTCCAGCGAGTCGAACGCGGTTTTTCTCGCCGAGGCCGCGGCGTGGCTGGACTGCAGTATCACGACCTCGTTCCCGGCAGGCGATCACGACGTCGTTCTGCTCCAGGTGAACCGCATCTGGATGGATGGCACCGTAGCGCCACTTGTCTTTCACGACAGCGGATTTCGCTCTCTGGTTGGACTCGACCAATGA
- a CDS encoding 3,4-dihydroxy-2-butanone-4-phosphate synthase encodes MTAGGGGSPSAADIVIAGERAEAPWVAWAIRYTSGFLCAAMSAGRADQLNLPAQQADDPARMRTPAYGVGVDAAEGIGTGISAVDRAHTMRVLAAFGTEADDLTRPGHVVPIRTADRGVLQQRGTAEAAVDLCTIAGLAPVAVVATLLTDDGDLLQGDELADFAIRHQIETVSADSLAHYILRQGTAHGGRLRRLAERPVKLGVEGPFLIDFADEVTGATHTVLAGHLVPGQIPTVYVLTACARWESDHESAGVDGRLDLEADRYRVPEHGGMIITLRDTTEYFVTEKFELARGAVVAVLNHFGISSAWVVGWPDGSELGAARLIECRPEPQHRHVAAS; translated from the coding sequence ATGACTGCCGGTGGTGGTGGCTCGCCGTCGGCAGCTGACATCGTCATCGCGGGCGAGCGGGCGGAAGCCCCCTGGGTCGCGTGGGCCATCAGATACACGTCGGGGTTCCTCTGCGCAGCGATGAGTGCCGGGCGAGCCGACCAGCTGAATCTGCCGGCCCAACAGGCCGATGACCCCGCGAGAATGCGGACCCCGGCCTACGGTGTCGGGGTCGATGCGGCGGAAGGAATCGGAACAGGAATCAGCGCCGTCGATCGCGCCCATACGATGCGCGTACTTGCCGCATTCGGCACCGAGGCCGACGACCTCACCCGCCCGGGCCATGTGGTGCCGATCAGAACCGCAGACCGAGGAGTGCTCCAGCAGCGAGGCACGGCCGAAGCGGCCGTCGACCTGTGCACGATCGCAGGCCTCGCACCGGTCGCGGTGGTGGCGACCCTGCTCACCGATGACGGAGACCTGCTCCAAGGGGACGAACTCGCCGATTTCGCAATCAGGCATCAGATCGAGACCGTCAGCGCCGACAGCCTGGCTCACTACATCCTGCGCCAGGGCACTGCGCACGGCGGACGGCTGCGGCGACTCGCCGAGCGACCTGTGAAGCTCGGTGTCGAGGGTCCCTTCCTCATCGACTTCGCCGACGAGGTGACTGGCGCAACCCATACGGTGCTGGCCGGGCACCTGGTTCCCGGGCAGATCCCCACGGTGTATGTGCTGACCGCCTGCGCCCGTTGGGAATCGGACCACGAGTCCGCCGGCGTTGACGGGCGGCTCGACCTCGAGGCCGACCGCTATCGGGTCCCCGAACACGGTGGGATGATCATCACGTTGCGGGACACCACTGAGTACTTCGTGACCGAGAAGTTCGAACTGGCCCGCGGAGCCGTCGTCGCCGTTCTCAACCACTTCGGTATCAGCAGTGCGTGGGTGGTCGGCTGGCCTGATGGTTCCGAGCTCGGGGCGGCCCGTCTCATCGAGTGCCGACCCGAGCCACAACACCGTCATGTCGCTGCATCCTGA
- a CDS encoding AMP-binding protein, whose translation MTTLDVPLTPLRFLERANEVVPQKVAIIDGQRRWTYAEFADEVQKLAKALRNAGLDDGQRVAYLAGNSAEMLIAHYAVPLAGGVLVAINTRLAPAEVDYICSHSGARFLFGDEDLLGPLLSSELEFTTIHQWISLPGSDGGKPPTALGLHYVEFLAGGHGPDLPWAVDDEQQDISINYTSGTTGRPKGVLYSHRGAFLSSLGGVHHSSFDASTKYLWTLPMFHCNGWCTTWAVTAALGTHVCLRGVRADTVWSMLDEHQITHLNGAPTVLTMLAHAEQAHTLPTPLTISSGGAPPSPTIIAALRALGASVVHVYGLTETYGPYTVCEPQPEWTGLDDDRRAQLMARQGVGLISGQRVRVVREKRSETGELVDVEADGREMGEIVMRGNGVMKGYFRDEEGTRKATEGGWFHSGDLGVMHPDNYVQLLDRAKDVVISGGENISTIEVEHALLSHPEVLEVAVVSTPDDKWGERPKAFVVPIPNSGLDEAALREHVRARIASYKTPGVIEFVSGLPKTSTGKVRKNELRAHEWKNQTARISG comes from the coding sequence ATGACCACTCTCGACGTCCCGCTCACGCCGCTTCGGTTCCTGGAGCGCGCAAACGAAGTCGTACCGCAGAAGGTCGCCATCATCGACGGTCAACGGCGCTGGACATACGCAGAATTTGCCGATGAGGTACAGAAGCTCGCGAAGGCTCTTCGCAACGCCGGCCTCGACGACGGTCAACGAGTGGCGTACCTCGCCGGCAATTCCGCCGAAATGCTCATCGCGCACTACGCGGTTCCTCTCGCTGGTGGAGTTCTCGTCGCAATCAACACCCGCTTGGCACCCGCCGAAGTTGACTACATCTGCAGTCACTCGGGAGCCCGGTTCCTGTTCGGGGACGAGGATCTGCTCGGGCCGCTGCTTTCCTCTGAGCTCGAGTTCACGACCATCCACCAGTGGATCTCGCTGCCCGGCAGCGACGGCGGAAAGCCTCCGACGGCGCTGGGCCTGCATTATGTCGAGTTTCTGGCGGGCGGTCACGGTCCGGATCTCCCGTGGGCCGTCGATGATGAACAGCAGGACATTTCGATCAACTACACCTCTGGGACCACCGGACGACCAAAAGGTGTCTTGTACTCACACCGGGGAGCTTTCTTGAGTTCGCTTGGCGGTGTGCATCACTCGAGCTTCGACGCGTCGACCAAGTACCTTTGGACATTACCCATGTTCCACTGCAACGGTTGGTGCACCACGTGGGCGGTCACCGCGGCGCTCGGAACCCATGTGTGTCTGCGTGGCGTTCGTGCCGACACAGTGTGGTCGATGCTCGATGAGCATCAGATCACCCACCTCAACGGAGCACCGACCGTCCTGACCATGCTGGCCCACGCCGAGCAGGCTCATACCCTGCCGACCCCGTTGACGATATCGAGTGGCGGGGCACCGCCGAGCCCGACCATCATTGCGGCGCTCCGAGCGCTCGGAGCGTCGGTCGTGCATGTTTACGGGCTCACTGAGACCTACGGCCCCTACACCGTCTGCGAACCGCAGCCCGAATGGACTGGGCTCGATGATGATCGCCGAGCGCAGTTGATGGCCCGACAAGGTGTTGGCCTGATCTCAGGCCAGCGTGTGCGCGTCGTGCGCGAGAAGCGTTCCGAGACAGGGGAGCTGGTAGATGTCGAAGCCGACGGCCGCGAGATGGGTGAGATCGTGATGCGCGGTAACGGCGTGATGAAGGGGTATTTCCGAGACGAAGAAGGAACCCGAAAGGCGACCGAGGGCGGATGGTTCCATTCGGGTGACCTGGGTGTGATGCATCCAGACAACTACGTTCAGCTGCTTGATCGCGCCAAGGACGTCGTCATCTCGGGAGGCGAGAACATTTCCACCATTGAGGTCGAGCATGCCCTCTTATCGCATCCTGAAGTACTGGAAGTAGCAGTCGTGAGTACTCCTGACGACAAGTGGGGGGAGAGACCGAAGGCGTTCGTGGTGCCGATCCCGAACTCGGGCCTTGACGAAGCTGCGCTCAGAGAGCACGTGAGAGCACGAATTGCGTCCTATAAAACGCCGGGTGTCATCGAGTTCGTGTCAGGACTTCCCAAGACGTCAACGGGGAAAGTCCGAAAGAACGAACTGCGTGCCCACGAGTGGAAGAACCAGACCGCCAGGATCAGTGGATGA
- a CDS encoding Lrp/AsnC family transcriptional regulator — translation MSGKMIDSIDARILLALKDDPRATTIALASTTQLSRNTVHARIAKLEQMGALRSFERRIDPGSLGYTMTAFILTRVTQQKLSRISAALDGIPEVIEVHGLGGVTDLLIHVVAREADDLYRVAGRILDIEGVEQTTTALVMRKFIDYRLAPLLSSIAGDRVHD, via the coding sequence ATGAGCGGGAAGATGATCGATTCTATCGACGCCCGAATTCTCCTCGCGCTCAAGGACGATCCGAGAGCCACCACGATCGCCCTGGCTTCAACTACGCAGCTGTCGCGCAACACCGTTCATGCCCGGATCGCAAAACTCGAGCAGATGGGAGCGCTGAGGTCTTTCGAACGACGGATCGATCCCGGTTCGCTTGGGTACACCATGACCGCATTCATTCTTACCCGCGTGACTCAGCAGAAGCTCTCCCGCATTTCTGCTGCGCTCGACGGGATACCGGAAGTCATTGAGGTTCATGGCCTCGGCGGCGTGACCGACCTGCTGATTCATGTGGTCGCCCGAGAAGCAGACGATCTCTACCGAGTTGCCGGACGCATCCTCGACATTGAGGGTGTCGAGCAGACTACAACCGCGCTGGTGATGCGAAAGTTCATCGACTACCGGCTGGCGCCGCTTCTGTCTTCGATCGCTGGAGACCGCGTACACGACTGA
- a CDS encoding excalibur calcium-binding domain-containing protein, producing MTAPFGPPPPLPVPPGRKKRPLAIGLGIITVLVLMLFSCGVGSAMHGSDKAAAPETRTVVSTVTATMTETTTATAVASTTTPAPTTSEQTGGPTVARGLIPQTTTPITTDAPAAPTTDEGSSVYYSSCAQARAAGAAPLHVGDPGYRAGLDRDGDGVACES from the coding sequence GTGACAGCGCCATTCGGTCCACCACCCCCCTTGCCGGTCCCGCCCGGCCGCAAGAAGCGTCCGTTGGCGATCGGGCTGGGGATCATCACGGTGCTGGTACTCATGTTGTTCTCGTGCGGAGTCGGATCGGCCATGCACGGCAGCGACAAGGCCGCGGCCCCGGAGACGCGGACGGTGGTCAGTACGGTCACCGCGACGATGACCGAGACCACCACCGCCACCGCTGTCGCGAGCACCACCACGCCGGCGCCCACCACCAGCGAGCAGACGGGCGGTCCGACCGTGGCGCGTGGGCTCATCCCACAAACGACGACCCCGATCACCACCGATGCGCCGGCTGCGCCGACCACCGACGAGGGATCGAGCGTCTACTACAGCAGTTGTGCCCAGGCACGCGCCGCCGGAGCGGCGCCGCTGCACGTGGGAGACCCCGGCTACCGAGCCGGACTCGACCGTGACGGCGACGGAGTGGCCTGCGAATCCTGA